In a genomic window of Roseiflexus castenholzii DSM 13941:
- a CDS encoding M1 family metallopeptidase, protein MVREYSTILFRQQYRLGFPGSSRQQWYNASMQRSPKAQAWSASLALIVAMLWLGAAPLSAAPSVSDPFTAPLDVRRQEAALLPAFSADLNAAEQWDRYTVIARVDPEKRTISGRLRLEYANRAADPLDRIYFYLFPNLPEFGGRLDIHSATVDDVAVRVRYESKRFLLRIDLPASLPSGASTAVVLDFSAAAPLDAGQRYYAAFNRERGVLALASALPMAARHVEGAWQLATPLFRGDLVTGDTALYDVTLTIPAAWIAVTTGTAIESQNDGAVQTTRFVSGPQRDFTIVLTRFPSISAEVDGTRITSYFRPENPEGGRAALDAAVNALRVFNRRFGPYPLTELDIVQIDARKFLGVEYPGLIMIDRRLYAGERAGLEIIVAHEVAHQWWYSMVGNDVQNEAWLDEGLTSFTQVVYQEELRGAAAAAREIDGFRATYLRARQTGRDAPLKRPVSALRGNYTAIAYAKGALFFQALRVRIGEPAFDRFLRDYYAAFRYRIASSDDVRAVAENACACDLNDFYRDWVLTAAPVAVP, encoded by the coding sequence ATGGTTCGGGAGTATAGCACGATCCTGTTTCGCCAACAGTACCGTCTCGGGTTTCCTGGCAGTTCCAGACAACAATGGTATAATGCGTCTATGCAGCGATCACCGAAAGCGCAAGCGTGGTCGGCTTCTCTGGCGCTGATCGTGGCGATGCTCTGGCTCGGCGCCGCACCGCTCTCGGCAGCGCCGAGTGTCAGCGACCCGTTCACCGCGCCGCTCGATGTCCGGCGGCAGGAAGCAGCGCTTCTGCCCGCCTTCAGTGCCGATCTGAACGCCGCCGAGCAATGGGATCGGTATACGGTGATCGCTCGCGTTGATCCTGAAAAGCGCACAATTTCCGGCAGACTGCGCCTGGAATATGCCAATCGCGCTGCCGATCCGCTCGACCGCATCTACTTTTATCTCTTTCCCAATCTGCCGGAGTTTGGCGGACGCCTCGACATTCACAGCGCCACCGTTGACGATGTGGCAGTCCGGGTACGCTATGAATCGAAAAGGTTTCTGTTGCGGATCGACCTTCCTGCATCGCTTCCCTCTGGCGCTTCTACTGCTGTCGTCCTCGATTTCAGCGCCGCTGCGCCGCTCGATGCCGGTCAGCGCTATTATGCCGCCTTCAACCGCGAACGCGGCGTGCTGGCGCTGGCATCGGCGCTGCCAATGGCGGCGCGGCACGTTGAGGGCGCCTGGCAACTGGCGACTCCTCTCTTCCGCGGCGATCTTGTGACCGGTGACACGGCGCTGTACGATGTGACGCTCACCATCCCTGCCGCCTGGATTGCTGTGACGACCGGGACGGCAATCGAGAGCCAGAATGACGGCGCCGTCCAAACTACACGCTTCGTCAGCGGTCCGCAGCGTGATTTTACCATTGTGCTCACCCGTTTCCCCTCGATCTCCGCCGAGGTTGATGGCACGCGCATCACGTCGTATTTTCGCCCCGAGAACCCGGAAGGCGGGCGTGCCGCGCTCGATGCCGCCGTCAACGCGCTGCGCGTGTTCAATCGACGATTCGGACCCTACCCGCTGACGGAACTCGACATTGTTCAGATCGATGCGCGCAAATTTCTCGGCGTCGAGTACCCTGGTCTGATCATGATCGACCGCCGATTGTACGCTGGCGAGCGCGCAGGTCTGGAGATCATTGTGGCGCACGAAGTGGCGCATCAGTGGTGGTATAGCATGGTCGGCAACGATGTGCAGAACGAAGCATGGCTCGACGAGGGGTTGACCTCGTTTACGCAGGTGGTCTATCAGGAAGAACTGCGTGGCGCCGCAGCAGCAGCGCGTGAGATCGACGGATTCCGCGCGACCTATCTGCGCGCGCGGCAGACGGGTCGTGATGCGCCGCTGAAGCGCCCCGTGTCGGCGTTGCGCGGCAATTATACTGCTATTGCGTATGCGAAAGGGGCGCTTTTCTTTCAGGCGTTGCGTGTGCGGATCGGTGAACCGGCGTTCGACCGCTTTTTGCGCGATTATTATGCCGCCTTTCGCTACCGGATTGCGTCGAGCGACGACGTGCGCGCTGTTGCCGAAAACGCCTGTGCCTGCGACCTCAACGATTTCTATCGGGATTGGGTGCTGACGGCTGCGCCGGTTGCTGTGCCGTGA
- a CDS encoding Crp/Fnr family transcriptional regulator codes for MTTPTELRHFPLFAALDDRALADAARLMESRTYRPGEYIAYEGERPAGVYFVQRGRVRLSRTAPDGREQVLAMVGAGENFNAVAIFDSHGNLTTARAMSLVQCLILPGDALITLIRRHPDLALAMLREMAGQLRNLAVLVEDLAFRSVRERLARELLREAREGAAELTHQELAERTATVREIAGRALRQLAQEGLVRLERGRVVVLDPDGLARIGDGE; via the coding sequence ATGACGACACCTACAGAATTGAGACACTTTCCACTCTTTGCGGCGCTGGATGATCGCGCGCTGGCAGATGCAGCGCGCCTTATGGAGTCGCGCACGTATCGTCCTGGTGAATACATCGCCTACGAGGGAGAACGACCGGCTGGCGTGTATTTTGTGCAGCGCGGCAGGGTGCGTTTATCGCGCACCGCGCCGGACGGTCGCGAGCAGGTGCTGGCGATGGTCGGCGCTGGCGAAAACTTCAATGCCGTCGCAATCTTCGACAGCCATGGCAACCTGACGACAGCGCGCGCGATGAGTCTGGTTCAATGCCTGATCTTGCCAGGGGATGCGCTGATCACCCTCATTCGCCGTCACCCCGACCTGGCGCTGGCGATGCTGCGCGAAATGGCGGGGCAACTGCGCAACCTGGCTGTGCTGGTCGAAGACCTGGCATTCCGGTCGGTGCGCGAGCGACTGGCGCGCGAACTCTTGCGTGAGGCGCGTGAAGGCGCCGCCGAACTGACCCATCAGGAACTTGCAGAACGCACAGCCACCGTGCGCGAGATCGCCGGACGGGCGCTGCGCCAGCTGGCACAGGAAGGACTCGTGCGGTTGGAGCGCGGGCGCGTGGTGGTGCTCGACCCGGACGGGCTGGCGCGCATCGGGGATGGCGAGTGA
- a CDS encoding ferredoxin has protein sequence MAYIIAEPCIGVKDASCVAVCPVDCIYEGEDQYYINPEECIDCGACEPECPVEAIFADDSVPEQWHSYIEKNRAFFGL, from the coding sequence ATGGCGTATATCATTGCGGAGCCTTGCATCGGCGTAAAAGATGCTTCGTGTGTGGCGGTCTGCCCGGTGGACTGTATCTACGAGGGCGAGGACCAGTACTACATCAACCCTGAAGAGTGCATCGACTGCGGCGCCTGTGAGCCAGAGTGCCCGGTTGAGGCGATCTTTGCCGATGACTCGGTGCCGGAGCAGTGGCACAGCTACATCGAGAAGAACCGCGCGTTCTTCGGGTTGTGA